In Platichthys flesus chromosome 20, fPlaFle2.1, whole genome shotgun sequence, a single genomic region encodes these proteins:
- the LOC133975725 gene encoding zinc finger protein 503-like, producing the protein MITSPTVSFLRNSTNPAWHSGSSAERGALNISRPFVHNSVSPAHPSRQASRLPIKVLKMLTARSGHILHPEYLQPLPSTPVSPIELDAKKSPLALLAQTCSQIGKPDPPSSSKNSSSSSNGSSDKESKSGPLKMSDIGAEDKSSFKPYSKSSEKKDSSSSLIGDKNGFRVPSATCQPFTPRTGSPSSCTSISPRPLDGKAGDKEEKKESDSNKSSTTESNGSHRISGITSDGSPHRESTSGSKTVRSDSPSVTSSSSSVLGSGLVAPVSPYKPGHTVFPMPPAGISYPGSLAGAYAGYGQQFLPHGMTLDHTKSSSQLLSAQFAAACSKAGSSPLSGASPPSLMSASLCRDPYCLSYHCSSHLSNAASANCAHDSAAAAAAANALKSGYQIMYPTHPLHSVHASAPSFSGHPLYPYGFMLPNDPLPHVCNWVSANGPCDKRFSSSEELLSHLRTHTAFAGTEKLISGYPGSSSLANAAAAAAMAGHMHMHGGPGGPGSLALRGPHHPLGLTSRYHPYSKSPLPAPGAPVPVPAANGAYYSPYALYGQRLTTAAALGYQ; encoded by the exons ATGATCACATCGCCCACGGTCTCTTTCCTGAGAAATAGCACCAATCCAGCCTGGCACAGCGGCTCCTCGGCGGAGAGGGGCGCATTGAATATCAGCCGGCCGTTCGTCCACAACTCCGTCTCTCCCGCACACCCTTCTCGCCAAGCCAGCCGTCTTCCCATCAAGGTTTTGAAAATGCTTACGGCGCGGTCAGGACACATTTTACACCCGGAATACCTCCAGCCTTTACCCTCCACCCCAGTCAGTCCCATCGAG CTGGATGCCAAGAAAAGTCCACTGGCTCTGTTGGCGCAGACGTGCTCTCAGATCGGCAAACCGGACCCGCCATCCTCCTCCAAaaactcctcctcgtcctccaatGGATCTAGTGACAAGGAGAGCAAATCCGGGCCGCTGAAAATGAGCGACATCGGAGCCGAGGACAAATCCAGCTTCAAACCTTACTCCAAATCCTCAGAGAAGAAGGACTCGAGCAGCAGCCTCATTGGAGATAAAAACGGTTTCCGGGTACCTAGCGCCACCTGCCAGCCGTTCACCCCCAGGACAGGCAGCCCCAGCTCGTGCACATCAATCTCTCCACGGCCGCTTGACGGCAAAGCGGGggacaaggaggagaagaaggagtcTGATAGCAATAAAAGCAGCACGACTGAGAGTAATGGTAGCCATAGGATAAGTGGAATTACTTCTGATGGCAGCCCACACCGGGAGAGCACATCTGGATCCAAGACTGTTAGATCAGACTCACCATCTGTAACCTCATCGTCATCCTCCGTCCTCGGCTCCGGACTGGTGGCCCCTGTTTCCCCCTATAAGCCCGGCCATACAGTTTTCCCCATGCCACCTGCTGGTATTTCTTACCCTGGAAGTTTAGCGGGAGCGTATGCGGGTTACGGACAGCAGTTCCTCCCTCACGGAATGACCCTTGACCACACCAAATCCAGCAGCCAGCTGCTGAGCGCACAGTTCGCTGCAGCCTGCAGTAAAGCAGGTTCGAGTCCCTTATCTGGAGCCTCCCCGCCGTCCCTCATGTCTGCAAGTCTGTGCAGAGACCCCTACTGCCTGAGCTACCACTGCTCAAGCCATTTGTCCAATGCGGCCAGCGCAAACTGCGCACATGACTCTGCggccgctgctgccgctgccaaCGCGCTGAAGTCCGGATACCAGATCATGTACCCGACGCACCCGTTACACAGCGTGCACGCCTCGGCCCCATCCTTCAGCGGACACCCCTTGTATCCGTACGGGTTCATGCTGCCCAATGACCCCCTCCCGCACGTGTGTAACTGGGTGTCTGCTAACGGACCTTGCGACAAGcgcttctcctcctccgagGAGCTGCTCAGCCACTTGCGGACTCACACGGCCTTTGCCGGCACGGAGAAGTTGATATCCGGGTACCCGGGCTCCTCATCTCTCGCCAACGCCGCGGCAGCCGCTGCCATGGCCGgtcacatgcacatgcacggTGGGCCGGGCGGCCCCGGCTCGCTGGCCCTCAGGGGCCCCCATCACCCCCTCGGACTGACCAGCCGCTATCACCCTTATTCAAAGAGCCCCCTGCCCGCTCCCGGTGCTCCGGTGCCGGTGCCTGCAGCCAACGGAGCGTACTACTCCCCCTACGCCTTGTATGGACAGAGACTGACAACAGCCGCGGCCTTAGGATACCAGTAG